A genome region from Euphorbia lathyris chromosome 4, ddEupLath1.1, whole genome shotgun sequence includes the following:
- the LOC136226186 gene encoding coronatine-insensitive protein 1 — protein sequence MEDENQAKMNKMSCSCGMSDEVLGCVMPYIHDPKDRDAVSLVCRRWYELDALTRKHITIALCYTTSPERLRRRFNHLESLRLKGKPRAAMFNLIPEDWGGFVTPWVQEIAQSFNCLKFIHFRRMIVNDSDLEILARSRGRVLQVLKLDKCSGFSTDGLLHVARSCRQLRTLFLEESSIQEKDGDWLHEIAMNNTVLEVLNFYMTDLNRVRFEDLELIARNCRSLVSVKISDCEILNLRSFFHEAVALEEFCGGSFNDAPERYLTMAFPRKLCRLGLTYMGKSEMPIVFPFASLLKKLDLLYALLDTEDHCQLIQKCPNLEFLETRNVIGDRGLEVLASSCKKLKRLRIERGADEQEMEDEEGVVTQRGLIALAQGCLELEYLAVYVSDITNAALEHMGAHLKNMTDFRLVLLDREARITDLPLDNGVRSLLRQCEKLRRFALYLRPGGLTDVGLGYVGEYSPNIRWMLLGYVGQTDEGILAFSRGCPSLQRLEMRGCCFSESALARAATQLTLLRYLWVQGYRASAVPARDLLAMTRPFWNIELIPPRRVAVVNQVGEEVVVEQPAHILAYYSFVGPRTDFPDTVVPLDPARLLGA from the exons ATGGAAGATGAAAATCAggctaaaatgaataaaatgagtTGCAGCTGCGGAATGTCCGACGAGGTTTTAGGCTGCGTCATGCCGTACATCCACGACCCGAAAGACCGCGACGCCGTTTCACTGGTTTGCCGCCGATGGTACGAGCTTGATGCCTTGACAAGAAAGCACATAACAATCGCTTTGTGCTACACCACAAGTCCGGAACGGTTACGGCGCCGTTTCAACCATCTTGAATCCCTAAGGCTGAAAGGAAAGCCAAGAGCTGCGATGTTCAATTTGATACCGGAAGATTGGGGAGGTTTCGTGACGCCATGGGTTCAAGAAATCGCGCAATCTTTCAATTGTTTgaaatttattcattttagaCGCATGATTGTTAACGATTCGGATCTGGAGATTTTGGCTAGGTCTCGAGGCCGAGTTCTACAAGTCTTGAAGCTTGATAAGTGTTCTGGTTTCTCTACGGATGGGCTCTTACACGTCGCACGTTCTTGCAG GCAATTAAGAACATTATTTTTGGAGGAGAGCTCAATTCAGGAGAAAGATGGTGACTGGCTGCATGAGATTGCGATGAATAACACTGTTCTGGAGGTTTTGAATTTCTACATGACGGATCTCAATAGAGTCAGATTTGAAGACCTTGAGCTCATAGCGAGGAACTGTCGCTCGTTGGTCTCTGTCAAAATTAGTGACTGTGAAATATTGAATCTACGTAGTTTCTTTCATGAGGCTGTTGCTTTAGAAGAATTTTGTGGCGGTTCCTTCAACGATGCACCTGAAAGGTATTTGACTATGGCATTTCCCCGGAAATTGTGCCGATTGGGTCTAACCTATATGGGGAAAAGTGAAATGCCAATCGTGTTCCCATTTGCATCCCTGCTCAAAAAGTTGGATCTCTTGTATGCATTGCTTGACACAGAGGACCATTGTCAGCTGATTCAAAAATGCCCCAACTTAGAATTTCTTGAG ACGAGGAATGTTATTGGAGATAGAGGATTGGAAGTTCTAGCATCGAGTTGCAAGAAACTAAAGAGGCTTAGAATCGAACGAGGTGCAGATGAGCAAGAAATGGAGGATGAAGAAGGTGTAGTTACACAAAGAGGATTAATTGCTTTAGCTCAGGGCTGTTTGGAGTTGGAGTACCTAGCTGTTTACGTCTCAGATATTACCAATGCAGCTCTTGAACACATGGGGGCTCATTTGAAGAACATGACAGATTTTCGCTTGGTTTTGCTTGATCGAGAAGCGAGAATAACTGATCTACCACTGGACAATGGAGTTCGATCTCTATTAAGGCAGTGCGAGAAGCTTCGGAGATTTGCTCTCTATCTCCGGCCTGGTGGCTTGACTGATGTAGGACTTGGTTATGTCGGAGAGTACAGTCCAAACATAAGATGGATGCTTCTTGGTTATGTTGGGCAGACAGATGAAGGAATACTGGCATTTTCAAGAGGCTGTCCAAGCCTTCAGAGACTAGAAATGAGGGGCTGTTGCTTCAGTGAGAGTGCATTAGCTCGAGCTGCAACGCAACTGACTTTGCTGAGGTATTTGTGGGTTCAGGGTTACAGAGCATCTGCTGTTCCAGCCCGTGATCTTTTGGCTATGACCCGTCCGTTTTGGAATATCGAATTGATTCCTCCAAGAAGAGTTGCAGTAGTTAATCAGGTCGGGGAGGAAGTTGTGGTTGAGCAGCCAGCTCATATTCTTGCATACTACTCCTTCGTCGGACCAAGAACAGATTTTCCAGACACTGTTGTACCCTTGGATCCGGCCAGACTGTTAGGTGCATAG